The genomic DNA GCTTGCAGACCTCGAAGCCGCTCAGCTTGGGCATCATCACGTCGAGCAAGATCAAGTCGGGCCGGAAGCTCTCGACCTTCTTGAGCGCGTCTTGCCCGTCGACGGCCACCGCGGTCGTGCAATCGATGTCGCTTAGATAGACCTCCAGCAACTCGACGTTCGTCGCGTTGTCGTCGGCGATCAGGATGCGGTTCTGGTCGGCTGGTTTGTCGGGCATGGCAGTTAGTTTGTTCCCTCTCCCTCCGGGAGATTCGTAGGGTGGGACCAGCGAGCTTGCGAGCGCCGGCCCACCATCGTT from Pirellulales bacterium includes the following:
- a CDS encoding response regulator, yielding NDGGPALASSLVPPYESPGGRGNKLTAMPDKPADQNRILIADDNATNVELLEVYLSDIDCTTAVAVDGQDALKKVESFRPDLILLDVMMPKLSGFEVCKQLKSNPATRGIMVLMVTALNELGDIERAVNAGTDDFLSKPVNKLELLKRVENMLKLRHMTDELERLRRYIEGMEDSAGPQDE